From Rudanella lutea DSM 19387, a single genomic window includes:
- a CDS encoding AAA family ATPase, with protein sequence MKICKVVIENYQQFKHLELDFTHPETGEPLEQICFIGSNGTGKSTLLDILTFGFSRETTLNQKLLLLTIELDYENRRYKFGRTLGKSFFRANNTWDNQLLTTPFPTPIRTPHTVLPDVESGLGEIFCQTPLNGNSLVVKVEAESDVNSYKQTTDVPSGRLNDVINTPQTSRVGLELVNQSNVATFWKNLIFHTAQRERERNEFENQPENLNKTKRQLIDEFDSANPKILDRLAHIWNRILEKAGLEFDVDNAKLPVQLTDNLYAYIKLKATGERINYNQLSTGIRNFIFRIGHIYSLYFNREIENGFLFVDEPENSLFPDFLLDLLDIYKEVTTDKNGHRNTQMFFATHNPIVAAQFQPYERVILEWADDGFVTARRGTAPIGDDPNDVLIKDFEISSLMPTAGVEMWEKYLNLKRQLRQTADEDQKEALVTQVLQIGQEYNFPRDQPKP encoded by the coding sequence ATGAAGATTTGCAAGGTTGTTATCGAGAATTACCAACAGTTCAAACACCTCGAACTTGATTTTACGCACCCCGAGACCGGCGAGCCGCTGGAGCAAATCTGCTTTATCGGCAGCAACGGCACCGGCAAATCGACTTTGCTGGATATATTAACCTTTGGATTCTCAAGAGAGACTACGCTAAACCAGAAGCTCCTTCTGTTAACAATAGAACTTGACTATGAAAATAGACGGTATAAGTTCGGCCGTACATTAGGAAAGAGCTTTTTTAGAGCTAACAATACATGGGATAATCAACTTTTGACAACTCCCTTTCCTACTCCTATCAGAACTCCACATACTGTACTACCAGATGTTGAGAGCGGATTGGGTGAGATTTTCTGTCAAACCCCTCTTAACGGAAACTCTTTAGTGGTAAAAGTTGAGGCAGAGTCCGACGTCAACAGCTATAAACAGACAACCGATGTACCTTCTGGCAGGCTAAATGACGTGATTAACACTCCTCAAACAAGTAGAGTTGGGCTTGAACTCGTCAATCAATCAAACGTGGCTACATTCTGGAAGAATTTAATCTTCCACACAGCCCAACGCGAGCGAGAGCGCAACGAATTTGAAAATCAGCCTGAGAACCTGAACAAAACCAAGCGGCAACTGATTGATGAGTTCGATTCGGCAAACCCCAAAATTCTGGACCGGTTGGCCCATATCTGGAACCGGATTCTGGAGAAAGCAGGCCTGGAGTTCGACGTAGATAATGCTAAGCTACCCGTTCAGCTCACGGATAATCTGTATGCCTACATCAAGCTGAAAGCTACGGGCGAGCGAATCAATTACAACCAACTTAGTACCGGTATTCGCAACTTCATTTTCCGGATTGGACATATTTATTCACTCTATTTCAACCGGGAGATTGAAAACGGCTTTCTGTTTGTCGACGAGCCCGAAAACAGCTTGTTTCCTGACTTCCTGCTCGATCTGCTGGACATCTACAAAGAAGTAACCACCGACAAAAACGGCCACCGGAACACGCAGATGTTCTTTGCCACCCACAACCCCATTGTGGCCGCACAGTTTCAGCCCTACGAACGCGTGATTCTCGAATGGGCCGACGACGGCTTCGTAACGGCCCGGCGGGGTACAGCCCCCATTGGCGACGACCCCAACGATGTGTTGATCAAGGATTTTGAGATTAGCAGCCTGATGCCTACGGCGGGCGTCGAAATGTGGGAGAAGTACCTCAACTTAAAACGTCAATTACGACAAACCGCCGACGAAGACCAAAAAGAAGCCCTCGTTACTCAAGTGCTCCAAATCGGACAGGAGTATAATTTCCCCCGCGACCAGCCCAAGCCGTAA
- a CDS encoding SDR family oxidoreductase, with translation MEDMKLETKPQHQDAQPGLEHQMDPRPIYIREGYEGAGKLENKIALITGGDSGIGRAVSVHYAREGADLAIMYHPREEQDAQETKRLVEAEGRRCLLLPGDLRSISFIREAVGKVVSTYKRVNILVNNAANHVEQQEFTNISDEQMKDTFEINILAMFRLTKNVLPHMAAHDCIINTSSVVSYRGSESLIDYSSTKGAVTSFTRSLSQNLADRGIRVNQVAPGPIWTPLIVSTKTPEEVAKFGQDVPLGRVGQPAELAPAYVFLASEDASYITGQTIHVNGGEVVNS, from the coding sequence ATGGAAGACATGAAACTAGAAACCAAACCCCAGCACCAGGATGCACAGCCGGGTTTGGAACACCAAATGGACCCGCGCCCGATTTACATTCGGGAAGGCTATGAAGGGGCGGGTAAGTTAGAAAACAAGATCGCGCTCATTACCGGGGGCGACTCAGGTATTGGGCGGGCCGTATCGGTGCACTACGCCCGCGAAGGGGCCGATCTGGCCATCATGTACCACCCCCGCGAGGAGCAGGACGCCCAGGAAACCAAACGGCTGGTCGAAGCCGAAGGGCGTCGGTGCCTGTTGCTGCCCGGCGATTTGCGGAGTATCTCGTTTATCCGGGAGGCCGTGGGTAAGGTGGTGAGCACCTACAAGCGGGTGAATATTCTGGTGAACAATGCCGCTAATCACGTGGAGCAGCAGGAGTTTACGAACATCTCCGACGAGCAGATGAAAGATACGTTCGAGATCAATATTCTGGCCATGTTCCGGCTTACGAAAAACGTACTGCCTCACATGGCGGCCCACGATTGCATCATCAACACCTCGTCGGTGGTGTCGTACCGGGGCAGCGAATCGCTCATCGATTATTCATCGACCAAGGGGGCTGTTACTTCGTTTACGCGGTCGTTGTCGCAGAATCTGGCCGACCGCGGCATCCGCGTGAATCAGGTAGCGCCGGGCCCTATCTGGACTCCGCTCATTGTCTCAACCAAGACCCCCGAAGAGGTGGCGAAGTTTGGGCAGGATGTGCCGCTTGGCCGGGTGGGTCAGCCCGCCGAATTGGCTCCGGCTTACGTGTTTCTGGCTTCGGAAGATGCCAGTTACATTACCGGCCAAACCATCCATGTGAACGGGGGTGAGGTGGTAAACTCGTAA